One genomic segment of Catalinimonas alkaloidigena includes these proteins:
- a CDS encoding acetyl-CoA carboxylase biotin carboxyl carrier protein subunit, translated as MLLKANIHEQQKYEVELKSEQTLINNQDFSHKLSSLTEHTFHLLHEHRSYKIEVVKSDYSRKDFLLKINGRQIPVKLQDRFDQLIEAMGMQAADELADKEILAPMPGLVLQFHVNEGDEVKKGSPLLTLEAMKMENVLKSPGDGKVAKIHVEAGKSVEKNQLMVVLE; from the coding sequence ATGCTGCTAAAGGCAAACATCCACGAGCAACAAAAGTACGAAGTTGAACTAAAATCGGAACAAACACTAATCAACAATCAGGATTTTTCCCACAAGCTTTCCTCTCTTACTGAGCATACTTTTCACCTCTTACATGAACATCGCTCATACAAGATTGAAGTCGTAAAATCCGATTACTCCCGGAAAGATTTTTTACTAAAAATCAACGGCAGGCAAATACCGGTAAAATTACAAGACCGTTTTGATCAGTTGATTGAAGCCATGGGGATGCAGGCTGCTGACGAACTTGCTGATAAAGAAATACTTGCGCCTATGCCCGGACTTGTACTACAGTTTCATGTAAATGAAGGCGACGAAGTAAAAAAAGGTTCTCCATTGCTAACATTGGAAGCCATGAAGATGGAAAATGTACTCAAATCCCCCGGAGATGGTAAGGTGGCTAAAATCCATGTGGAAGCAGGAAAAAGTGTAGAGAAAAATCAATTAATGGTAGTATTGGAATGA
- a CDS encoding M1 family metallopeptidase, with protein MQFLRACLICLLLFNLACRSTQLEARKDDVNVQDSLRQDSLQSNTITPPIDEIKEETIPYRASHTREFDLLHTRLEVEPNILAHTLEGIATLQLKPYFYPKDRLMLDAKGFDIQKLVLWKDDQEKTLEYDYDGYQLNIQLDREYSRQEEFFVKIFYTARPDEIELKGSAAITQDKGLYFIGTDSTQLGPKPTQVWTQGETQANSCWFPTIDAPNERTTQEMFITVDSAFKTLSNGLLVSSQFNDDNTRTDYWKMDQPHAPYLFMMAIGDYAIVEDQWQDKELSYYVEPAFEPYARDIFGRTPEMMKYFSNLLGVEYVWPKYSQVVVRDFVSGAMENTTASVFMESLQVDDRELIDYHWDDIIAHELFHHWFGDLVTCESWANLPLNESFATYSEYLWSNYKYGKNEGEYTLWEQGQNYFAEAEEKQVDLIRYRYEDQEDMFDRHSYDKGSRILHMLRTYLGDEAFFTALHNYLNEHAYTSVEIHDLRLAFEEVSGQDLNWFFNQWFLASGHPQLEVKHLYDSGKLRLNIQQVQNTEITPVFTIPLQMEVWVNDKPQQFSLLVDEEEKSWSFELSQNPDLMIFDPGADLLMEINHDKTPQEWTYQYQHASNPIKRMEALEALAQDSVGSEVAQVYKKALNDEFWMIRQMALNTLELFPQFLSSEDVNKVLQMAGQDDKSLVRADAISVLAALDADKYRAVYLQGMNDSSYAVVGSSIAAYTLSGANDKGEVFAPYEEYSNFNVVIALADYYVENQIQDKYSWFSDKFTQINDEALYYLLNYFARFLINLPPEDQQGGIDLLAEYAEKHPKYYIRLNAYRSLSFFDDREEVQRLRQNIKEEEKDQRLRSIYESIP; from the coding sequence ATGCAGTTTCTTCGTGCTTGTTTGATTTGCTTATTGTTATTTAACCTAGCTTGTAGATCTACCCAATTAGAGGCCAGGAAAGATGATGTGAATGTTCAGGATTCGCTCCGACAGGACTCGCTTCAAAGCAATACCATTACGCCCCCTATAGACGAAATCAAAGAAGAAACAATTCCTTATCGTGCTTCTCACACCCGTGAGTTTGATCTCTTACATACCAGGCTGGAGGTAGAACCAAATATATTGGCACATACGCTGGAAGGTATCGCCACGCTGCAACTCAAGCCTTATTTTTATCCTAAAGATAGGTTGATGTTAGATGCTAAAGGCTTTGATATTCAAAAACTTGTGTTGTGGAAAGATGATCAGGAGAAGACACTTGAGTACGATTACGATGGCTATCAACTGAATATACAACTGGATCGTGAATATAGTCGTCAGGAAGAATTTTTTGTCAAAATATTCTATACCGCAAGGCCGGATGAAATAGAGTTGAAGGGAAGTGCTGCTATTACGCAGGACAAAGGACTGTATTTTATCGGTACTGATTCTACCCAGCTAGGACCTAAACCTACGCAGGTGTGGACACAAGGAGAAACTCAGGCAAATTCATGCTGGTTTCCTACTATTGATGCCCCTAATGAGCGTACCACTCAGGAGATGTTCATTACTGTCGATAGTGCTTTCAAGACTCTTTCCAACGGGCTATTGGTCTCTTCTCAATTCAATGACGATAATACTCGTACTGATTACTGGAAAATGGACCAGCCACATGCCCCATACCTCTTCATGATGGCGATAGGAGATTATGCGATTGTAGAAGACCAGTGGCAGGACAAAGAATTAAGTTATTATGTAGAGCCTGCCTTTGAACCTTATGCCAGAGATATATTCGGTCGTACACCTGAAATGATGAAGTATTTTTCTAACCTACTGGGGGTAGAGTATGTCTGGCCTAAGTACAGTCAGGTGGTTGTGCGTGATTTTGTTTCCGGAGCTATGGAAAATACAACGGCTTCAGTGTTTATGGAAAGCCTACAGGTGGATGACAGAGAACTTATTGACTATCACTGGGACGACATAATCGCTCATGAGCTTTTCCATCATTGGTTCGGTGACCTGGTAACCTGTGAGTCCTGGGCAAATTTACCTTTGAATGAGTCTTTCGCTACATATTCGGAATATCTGTGGAGCAACTACAAGTACGGTAAAAATGAAGGAGAATATACCCTTTGGGAGCAAGGTCAAAATTATTTTGCTGAAGCTGAAGAAAAACAGGTGGATCTCATTCGCTACCGTTATGAGGATCAGGAAGATATGTTTGATCGTCATTCGTATGACAAGGGCAGTAGGATTCTGCACATGCTCAGAACGTATTTGGGCGACGAAGCATTTTTCACAGCTTTACACAATTACCTGAATGAGCACGCTTATACTTCGGTAGAAATACATGATTTAAGGTTGGCTTTTGAAGAAGTAAGTGGTCAGGATCTGAACTGGTTTTTCAATCAGTGGTTTCTTGCTTCAGGTCACCCACAACTAGAGGTTAAACATCTGTACGATAGTGGAAAGCTACGGCTAAACATTCAACAGGTACAGAATACTGAAATCACACCTGTATTTACCATTCCTCTTCAGATGGAAGTTTGGGTCAACGATAAGCCTCAACAGTTTTCACTTTTAGTTGATGAAGAAGAGAAAAGCTGGAGTTTTGAGCTCAGTCAAAATCCTGATCTGATGATTTTTGACCCCGGGGCAGACCTACTTATGGAAATCAATCACGATAAAACCCCTCAGGAGTGGACATATCAGTATCAGCATGCCTCCAACCCCATTAAAAGAATGGAAGCACTGGAAGCTTTAGCGCAGGATAGTGTAGGAAGTGAGGTCGCTCAGGTATATAAAAAAGCACTCAATGACGAATTTTGGATGATCAGGCAGATGGCACTGAATACATTGGAATTGTTTCCTCAGTTTTTGAGCTCAGAGGATGTTAATAAGGTGCTCCAAATGGCCGGACAGGATGATAAATCGTTGGTGCGAGCAGATGCTATCTCGGTACTTGCTGCCTTAGATGCTGATAAATACAGGGCGGTTTATTTACAGGGAATGAATGACAGTTCTTATGCGGTAGTCGGTTCTTCTATTGCCGCTTATACCTTAAGTGGTGCAAATGACAAAGGAGAAGTATTTGCGCCTTATGAAGAGTATTCAAACTTCAATGTAGTCATAGCGTTGGCTGATTATTATGTGGAAAATCAAATTCAGGACAAATATTCCTGGTTTTCGGATAAGTTTACACAAATAAATGATGAAGCTTTATATTACTTACTTAACTATTTTGCCAGATTTTTAATAAATTTGCCTCCGGAAGACCAGCAAGGTGGTATTGATTTACTTGCAGAATATGCTGAAAAGCATCCAAAATATTACATTCGGCTAAATGCCTATCGTTCTCTTAGTTTTTTTGACGATCGAGAAGAAGTACAGAGGCTTAGACAAAATATCAAAGAAGAGGAAAAAGACCAGCGCTTACGTTCTATATACGAAAGTATCCCATAA